The following are encoded together in the Gouania willdenowi chromosome 14, fGouWil2.1, whole genome shotgun sequence genome:
- the LOC114475284 gene encoding zinc finger BED domain-containing protein 1-like, whose translation MFECNRGKPISTALSAKLTNLLAQWIPTSCRPISVVEDDGLELVLQAATGDPSYKLPARRTIMRRIDDQYAAKKAAKDAKIVEARWVAVTGDHWTSVNNDNYLGVTVHLIDASWELHSFALGVMKTEERHFAEACARQFLDVANRWGIADKISTVGTDSAPNMVAAGRILPFEHLPCVAHVVQRAIVMSLQAGGFDGALAKCRKVVGHFKHSPANSDELNVQQASLGQVQEPLVQDVPTRWNSTLEMIKRMRRNKDALHTTLSQQKHNLALPTNADYEKLAKLEKLLEPCRYITDLLGGDKYVSCSAVLPALCHLQHAMKISDDDPAYVLRFKAAFTKDLNQRREKINLEWLKVATALDPRFKDLKCLPRAEREPVWAQLRELVKGEEPALQPLREENPEPPKKKTALLLMGSDSDSDEETPEDNTVERYKVEPSASLDLCPLKWWSEHTAVYGKMAHIARKYLGTPATTVPCERLFSVAGHIVQKRRSSLSPENVNKLVCLSDWWKEK comes from the exons ATGTTTGAGTGCAACCGAGGCAAGCCCATCAGCACAGCTCTATCAGCCAAGCTAACGAATCTCCTCGCTCAGTGGATTCCCACCAGCTGCCGGCCCATCAGCGTGGTTGAAGATGATGGGCTCGAGCTCGTTCTCCAGGCTGCCACAGGTGACCCATCTTACAAGCTACCTGCGAGGCGAACTATTATGAGGAGAATAGATGACCAGTACGCCGCAAAGAAAGCCGCAAAGGATGCGAAGATTGTCGAGGCGAGGTGGGTAGCAGTCACGGGGGATCATTGGACATCTGTCAACAACGATAACTACCTCGGCGTTACTGTACACCTCATCGATGCCAGCTGGGAACTTCACTCCTTCGCTTTAG GTGTGATGAAAACAGAAGAGCGTCACTTTGCTGAAGCGTGTGCCAGGCAGTTTCTTGACGTCGCTAATCGGTGGGGGATTGCTGACAAAATCAGCACTGTTGGAACAGACAGTGCTCCTAATATGGTGGCAGCAGGGAGGATACTGCCATTTGAACATTTGCCTTGTGTGGCGCATGTTGTACAGAGAGCTATTGTAATGTCACTTCAGGCGGGTGGTTTTGATGGTGCACTGGCCAAGTGCCGCAAAGTGGTcggacatttcaaacacagtccaGCCAACTCAGACGAGCTGAATGTCCAGCAAGCCTCCCTTGGACAAGTTCAGGAGCCACTCGTGCAAGATGTCCCAACACGGTGGAATTCCACCCTTGAGATGATCAAGCGCATGAGACGCAACAAAGATGCACTGCACACAACGCTGTCTCAGCAGAAGCACAATCTGGCCCTCCCAACAAATGCTGATTATGAGAAGTTGGCAAAGCTAGAGAAACTGCTGGAGCCATGCAG gtATATCACTGATCTCCTTGGTGGGGATAAGTATGTATCCTGCTCTGCGGTTCTACCTGCCCTGTGCCACCTCCAGCACGCGATGAAGATCTCTGATGATGATCCTGCCTATGTTTTACGATTCAAGGCTGCCTTCACCAAGGACCTCAACCAGCGGAGGGAGAAAATAAACCTGGAATGGCTTAAG GTGGCGACTGCTCTAGATCCACGATTTAAGGACCTCAAGTGCTTGCCCAGAGCAGAGAGGGAGCCAGTGTGGGCACAGCTAAGGGAGTTGGTGAAGGGAGAAGAACCTGCTCTGCAGCCACTCAGGGAGGAGAACCCTGAGCCACCCAAGAAGAAAACAGCCCTGCTACTGATGGGATCAGACTCAGACTCAGATGAGGAGACACCAGAAGACAATACTGTGGAGAGGTACAAGGTAGAGCCCAGTGCCAGTCTAGATCTGTGTCCACTGAAGTGGTGGTCAGAGCACACTGCTGTCTATGGTAAGATGGCCCACATTGCCCGTAAATACTTGGGGACTCCTGCCACAACTGTCCCATGCGAGAGACTTTTTTCTGTAGCAGGCCATATTGTGCAGAAGAGGAGATCTAGTTTGTCaccagaaaatgtcaacaagctGGTCTGCCTGAGTGACTGGTGGAAGGAGAAATAG